GACCGGCTCTGCAGCGGCTAAATCTACCCGTGGCGAAGTGCTGGCTGTTGGCAATGGCCGCATCCTTGAAAATGGTGAAGTGAAGCCGCTGGACGTGAAAGTTGGCGACATCGTAATTTTCAATGATGGCTACGGTGTGAAGTCTGAGAAGATCGACAATGAAGAAGTGTTGATCATGTCCGAAAGCGACATTCTGGCAATTGTTGAAGCGTAATCCGCGCACGACACTGAACATACGAATTTAAGGAATAAAGATAATGGCAGCTAAAGACGTAAAATTCGGTAACGACGCTCGTGTGAAAATGCTGCGCGGCGTAAACGTACTGGCAGATGCAGTGAAAGTTACCCTCGGTCCGAAAGGCCGTAACGTAGTTCTGGATAAATCTTTCGGTGCACCGACCATCACCAAAGATGGTGTTTCCGTTGCTCGTGAAATCGAACTGGAAGACAAGTTCGAAAACATGGGTGCGCAGATGGTGAAAGAAGTTGCCTCTAAAGCGAACGACACAGCAGGCGACGGTACCACCACCGCA
The DNA window shown above is from Escherichia sp. E4742 and carries:
- a CDS encoding co-chaperone GroES, encoding MNIRPLHDRVIVKRKEVETKSAGGIVLTGSAAAKSTRGEVLAVGNGRILENGEVKPLDVKVGDIVIFNDGYGVKSEKIDNEEVLIMSESDILAIVEA